A single Longimicrobiales bacterium DNA region contains:
- a CDS encoding LeuA family protein, whose translation MQQQDLIHDWNTAGDAVDYTRLEPVELDDETLRDGLQCPSVTDPPIDAKIEILHLMCELGIHTADIGLPGAGPRAEGDVRALAREIADAHLPIAANCAARTVRADIEPIARVVQDTGVPIEACTFIGSSPIRQYAEDWTLERMLKATEDAVRFAVGEGLSVMFVTEDTTRARPETLKALYTLAIECGARRICLADTVGHATPHGVHQLVRFIRNEVIEPTGEPVKLDWHGHRDRGLGLANTLAAIEAGVNRVHGTAIGIGERVGNTEMDLLLVNLQLLGMHRSDLSTLPDYVHAVSRATGVPIPPSYPVFGEDAFRTGTGVHAAAIIKAQQKGDDWLVDRVYSGVPAATFGLAQRIEISHVSGMSNVKHWLAAHGYDAADEGLSQHVFALAKRTSRVLTEAEIRACCAEYAATHSKASA comes from the coding sequence ATGCAGCAGCAGGACCTGATCCACGACTGGAATACGGCCGGCGACGCCGTGGACTACACGAGGCTCGAGCCGGTCGAGCTGGACGACGAGACGCTCCGCGATGGTCTGCAGTGTCCTTCCGTGACCGATCCGCCGATCGACGCGAAGATCGAAATCCTGCACCTGATGTGCGAGCTCGGCATCCATACGGCCGACATCGGACTGCCGGGCGCCGGACCGCGCGCCGAAGGCGATGTCCGCGCCCTCGCGCGCGAGATCGCGGACGCGCACCTGCCCATCGCGGCCAACTGTGCAGCACGTACCGTGCGCGCGGACATCGAGCCCATCGCGCGCGTGGTGCAGGACACGGGCGTGCCCATTGAGGCGTGCACGTTCATCGGATCTTCACCCATCCGCCAGTATGCCGAGGACTGGACGCTCGAACGCATGCTGAAGGCGACGGAGGACGCCGTCCGCTTTGCGGTGGGAGAGGGTCTGTCCGTGATGTTCGTGACGGAGGATACGACGCGCGCGCGACCGGAGACGTTGAAGGCGCTGTACACGCTCGCGATCGAATGTGGCGCGCGTCGCATCTGCCTGGCGGATACGGTAGGGCACGCGACGCCCCACGGCGTGCATCAGCTCGTCCGCTTCATCCGCAACGAGGTCATCGAGCCGACCGGTGAGCCGGTCAAGCTGGACTGGCACGGCCATCGAGACCGCGGACTGGGACTCGCCAATACGCTGGCGGCCATTGAAGCGGGCGTGAACCGCGTGCACGGCACCGCCATCGGCATCGGTGAGCGTGTCGGCAACACGGAGATGGACCTGCTGCTCGTTAACCTGCAGCTGCTCGGCATGCACCGGAGCGACTTGTCGACACTGCCTGACTATGTGCACGCTGTCTCGCGCGCGACCGGCGTCCCGATTCCACCCAGTTACCCCGTGTTTGGCGAGGATGCGTTCCGCACCGGCACAGGAGTGCATGCGGCCGCGATCATCAAGGCGCAGCAGAAGGGGGATGACTGGCTGGTCGATCGCGTGTACTCGGGTGTTCCGGCCGCCACGTTCGGACTCGCGCAGCGCATCGAGATCAGCCATGTGAGCGGTATGTCCAACGTAAAGCACTGGCTCGCCGCCCATGGATACGACGCAGCCGACGAGGGGCTGTCACAGCATGTGTTCGCGCTCGCCAAACGCACGAGCCGCGTTCTCACCGAGGCTGAGATCCGCGCATGCTGCGCGGAATATGCCGCCACTCACAGCAAAGCGAGCGCATGA
- a CDS encoding EVE domain-containing protein, translating into MLRGICRHSQQSERMMANAWVFLADPDDYGWNEMVEAGSAVWDGVKNAQAQRHMRTCEDGDIALIYHTSPDKALVGIARVVGEYRPDPNAEDRVVVDLEPVKPLARALPLSELKGDDVLCGMSFVRMPRVAVQRVTDEQLQRVLELSGTKL; encoded by the coding sequence ATGCTGCGCGGAATATGCCGCCACTCACAGCAAAGCGAGCGCATGATGGCCAATGCCTGGGTGTTCCTCGCCGACCCCGATGATTACGGCTGGAACGAGATGGTAGAAGCTGGGAGCGCCGTATGGGACGGCGTCAAGAACGCGCAGGCGCAGCGGCACATGCGCACATGTGAGGATGGAGACATCGCACTCATCTACCACACCTCCCCGGACAAGGCACTGGTGGGGATCGCCCGCGTGGTCGGCGAGTACCGGCCCGACCCCAACGCAGAAGACCGCGTCGTCGTCGATCTCGAGCCGGTCAAGCCGCTCGCCCGCGCCTTGCCACTTTCTGAGCTCAAGGGCGATGATGTGCTCTGCGGTATGAGTTTCGTGCGGATGCCGCGCGTCGCGGTGCAGCGTGTCACGGACGAACAGCTCCAGCGGGTGCTCGAGCTCAGCGGGACGAAGCTCTAG
- a CDS encoding response regulator encodes MVRRVLVADDEPLTAEMLALILAFRGFEVVCAYDGAEALRQARELKPDIILLDVLMPELEGVDVTRELRSDAELRERPVILISSCDEGEVEWRDAGATLFLQKPIDIVALPDVVERLLPPPEGPPPGEDRRELAA; translated from the coding sequence ATGGTCAGGAGAGTACTCGTCGCGGACGACGAACCGCTGACCGCGGAGATGCTCGCGCTGATACTGGCGTTCCGCGGGTTCGAGGTGGTCTGCGCCTACGACGGCGCGGAGGCGCTCCGTCAGGCGCGCGAGTTGAAGCCGGACATCATTCTTCTGGATGTCCTGATGCCGGAGCTGGAGGGCGTGGACGTGACGCGGGAGTTGCGCTCGGACGCCGAGCTGCGGGAGCGGCCCGTGATCCTGATCAGCTCCTGTGACGAGGGTGAGGTCGAGTGGCGGGATGCCGGGGCGACCCTGTTCCTGCAGAAGCCGATCGACATTGTGGCACTGCCGGACGTAGTGGAGCGGCTGCTGCCGCCGCCCGAGGGACCGCCGCCCGGGGAGGACCGGCGGGAACTGGCCGCCTGA
- the mgtE gene encoding magnesium transporter: MPERTDIDIDELREVWWMLSADDRLEGFRLLDAGAAGEFFSDLDPHDQAELLLALRTHERRTWLRHLAPDDAVDLLQDVDDEERAGLLALLDDATRREVSVLLAYEEDEAGGLMSSRFARVRPDMTVDEAVSYLRKQAVAGVELETIYYTYVLEADQRLLGIVSFRSLFSLPGSHRVRDIMLTDFIAVHEEMDQEAVARLFAEYDVIALPVVDQQGRMKGIVTVDDIVDVVEEEATEDAHKFGGLEALELPYLRTGLLALVKKRAVWLIFLFLGGMLTATALGQFQDSIEALSFLTLFIPLIIASGGNSGSQASTLVIRAMAMDEVRLRDWWRVARREIATGLVLGAVLGAIGFLRVVVFPGDIADLGGNAVMLMGLTMTLSLLGVVLFGTLVGSMLPFLLRRAGLDPASASAPLVATLVDVTGLLIYFAAASYLLRGFFGG; this comes from the coding sequence ATGCCCGAGCGCACCGACATCGACATCGACGAGCTGCGCGAAGTGTGGTGGATGCTGTCCGCCGACGATCGACTGGAAGGGTTCCGGCTACTCGACGCCGGCGCGGCCGGCGAGTTCTTCTCCGACCTGGATCCGCACGACCAGGCCGAGCTCCTGCTGGCGCTCCGCACACACGAGCGACGTACCTGGCTGCGCCACCTCGCACCCGACGACGCCGTCGACCTGCTCCAGGACGTCGACGACGAGGAACGCGCGGGACTCCTGGCGCTGCTGGACGACGCGACGCGCCGCGAAGTGTCCGTCCTGCTCGCCTACGAGGAGGACGAGGCCGGCGGCCTCATGTCCTCGCGCTTCGCGCGCGTGCGGCCAGACATGACCGTCGACGAGGCCGTCAGCTACCTCCGCAAACAGGCCGTCGCGGGCGTCGAGCTGGAGACCATCTACTATACCTACGTACTCGAGGCCGATCAGCGGCTGCTCGGCATCGTCTCCTTCCGCTCCCTGTTCTCCCTGCCCGGTTCCCACCGCGTCCGCGACATCATGCTCACGGACTTCATCGCGGTGCACGAGGAGATGGACCAGGAGGCCGTAGCACGACTGTTCGCCGAGTACGACGTCATCGCACTCCCCGTCGTGGACCAGCAGGGCCGCATGAAGGGCATCGTCACCGTCGATGACATCGTCGACGTCGTCGAGGAGGAGGCGACCGAGGACGCCCACAAGTTCGGCGGACTCGAGGCCCTCGAGCTGCCCTACCTCCGCACCGGCCTCCTTGCTCTCGTCAAGAAGCGCGCGGTCTGGCTCATCTTCCTGTTCCTCGGCGGCATGCTCACCGCCACCGCGCTCGGCCAGTTCCAGGACAGCATCGAGGCCCTTTCCTTCCTCACCCTGTTCATTCCCCTGATCATCGCAAGCGGCGGCAACTCCGGATCCCAGGCATCCACTCTCGTCATCCGCGCCATGGCCATGGATGAGGTCCGCCTGCGCGACTGGTGGCGCGTCGCCCGCCGCGAGATCGCCACCGGCCTCGTGCTCGGCGCCGTCCTGGGCGCCATCGGGTTTCTCCGCGTCGTCGTCTTCCCCGGTGACATCGCTGACCTCGGCGGCAACGCCGTCATGCTCATGGGGCTGACCATGACACTCAGCCTCCTCGGTGTCGTGCTCTTCGGCACGCTCGTCGGGTCAATGCTTCCATTCCTGCTCCGCCGCGCCGGCCTCGATCCGGCCTCCGCATCCGCGCCCCTCGTCGCGACGCTCGTCGACGTCACCGGACTGCTCATCTACTTCGCCGCTGCCTCATATCTGCTGCGCGGGTTCTTCGGCGGCTGA